The following coding sequences lie in one Pan paniscus chromosome X, NHGRI_mPanPan1-v2.0_pri, whole genome shotgun sequence genomic window:
- the LOC134729820 gene encoding uncharacterized protein LOC134729820, producing MNRNSKKRRDTRGREAAKCLPHTVPALAHLLQPVVPRPNRPRPACPFAPKPSPGLFREAGTAFSRQPEPRAAVTSRRRRRRRLPLTRSPLWLRSPPAFSRTPTSFLEGGTSGHAGGGLKSNIFRQSRRAGSVPSSPRPVTAAGAAFWARPSRPGAFFKMPAVAGKVVCSRGFPRVKSSTMYALCGRRSALEEFLNFCFFFLNLISSVLIVAMIQETLVGAHNFGGGDPKVNKTVFWLLNSS from the coding sequence ATGAATAGGAATTCGAAGAAACGAAGGGACACCAGAGGTCGAGAAGCTGCCAAGTGTCTTCCCCACACCGTCCCGGCGCTTGCCCACCTGCTCCAGCCCGTGGTCCCCAGACCAAACCGGCCGCGGCCAGCCTGCCCTTTTGCACCTAAGCCCTCCCCCGGGCTGTTCCGGGAAGCCGGTACCGCCTTCAGTCGCCAACCCGAACCCAGAGCAGCAGTGACTtcacgccgccgccgccgccgccgccttccTCTCACTCGGTCACCGCTGTGGCTGCGGTCACCGCCGGCGTTCTCACGCACCCCTACTTCCTTTTTAGAAGGCGGGACTTCCGGGCACGCGGGAGGCGGGCTGAAGAGTAATATTTTCCGTCAATCACGGAGAGCGGGTTCCGTCCCCTCCTCGCCTCGGCCTGTAACTGCTGCGGGGGCCGCTTTCTGGGCCCGCCCCTCCAGGCCAGGAGCCTTTTTCAAAATGCCGGCGGTGGCAGGGAAGGTTGTCTGCTCCAGAGGCTTCCCTAGAGTGAAGAGCTCTACTATGTATGCTTTATGCGGCAGAAGGAGTGCTTTGGAggagtttttaaatttctgttttttttttttaaatcttatctcATCGGTTTTAATTGTAGCAATGATTCAAGAAACGTTAGTAGGTGCCCATAACTTTGGTGGTGGAGATCCAAAAGTGAACAAGACAGTGTTCTGGCTGCTAAATTCTTCTTAA